One stretch of Vulpes lagopus strain Blue_001 chromosome X, ASM1834538v1, whole genome shotgun sequence DNA includes these proteins:
- the LOC121483203 gene encoding eukaryotic translation initiation factor 4E type 2-like has protein sequence MNKFDTLKDDDSGDHGQNEENSTQKDGEKEKMERDKSQGSSKRKALVLGPAEHPLQYNYTFWYSRITPGHPTSSQSYKQNIKLIGAFASVEQFWRFYSHMVHPGDLSCHSNLHLFKEGIKPLWEDDANKNGGKWIIQLWKGLASYCWENLILAILGEQFMVGEEICGALVSVWFQESIISIWNRSATDQATTARIQDMLRRVLNLPPNTMMEYKTHTNSIKDNSSFEIQKSHCESTQGGNNPFLYMCVYPKWM, from the coding sequence ATGAACAAGTTCGACACATTGAAAGATGATGACAGTGGGGACCATGGtcagaatgaagaaaacagcACACAGAAAGATggtgagaaggaaaaaatggaacGAGACAAAAGTCAGGGCAGCAGTAAGAGGAAGGCTCTTGTCCTTGGGCCAGCAGAGCATCCCCTGCAGTACAACTATACTTTCTGGTACTCCAGAATAACCCCCGGGCATCCCACCAGCTCACAGAGCTACAAACAGAATATCAAACTGATCGGCGCCTTTGCCTCTGTGGAGCAGTTCTGGAGGTTTTATAGCCACATGGTACATCCCGGGGACCTGTCATGCCACAGTAACCTCCATCTCTTCAAAGAAGGTATTAAGCCCCTGTGGGAGgatgatgcaaataaaaatggtggCAAGTGGATTATTCAACTGTGGAAGGGCTTGGCATCCTATTGCTGGGAGAATCTTATCCTGGCCATATTGGGGGAACAGTTCATGGTTGGGGAGGAAATCTGTGGGGCTTTGGTCTCTGTCTGGTTTCAGGAGAGCATTATTTCAATATGGAATAGGTCTGCCACTGACCAAGCAACCACAGCCCGCATCCAGGATATGCTTCGGCGAGTGCTTAACCTACCTCCCAACACCATGATGGAGTACAAAACCCACACCAACAGCATCAAGGACAATTCAAGCTTTGAAATACAAAAATCACATTGTGAAAGTACACAAGGTGGCAATAATCCTtttctgtatatgtgtgtttatccGAAATGGATGTGA